A region of the Fusobacteria bacterium ZRK30 genome:
AAAATTGATTGCGAAACCATAAACAATGATACGATTCTTATAGAAATAAGTGATACAGGAACTGCCTTCGATCCCCTTCAAAAAGAGGATCCTGATATTACACTGCCCGTAGAAGAAAGAAGGGTTGGGGGACTTGGGATTTTCATAATTAAAAATATTATGGATACAGTTGATTATAAAAGGGAAGGTGGAAAAAATATACTTACTCTGACAAAAAAACTGCTTTAAATTATTTCTTTTATCGATAAGTTGTTTTCTGACCTAAAAAAATCTATATTATTGATGTAAGTATGAAAATTGGAGTTGGTTAAAATGTCTGTAAATAAAATCAATAAAAAAACAATAAAAACAAAAATACTGTCATTATTATTGGGGATGACTTCTATTTCTCTGCTTATATTTTTATTGATTACCAGTATAGATATAAAGGTGAAAGCGAAGGCTTCCTTGAAGTCAAGTAAGGAACTTTGGGAAGGATCCATTTCAAAGAGTAGAAAAATGCTAAGATCGGATACTGAAGGGTATATGCGTGCACTTGTGAAATCTCAGGCTGATCATACTGATTCTTTATTTGACAAAGTAGAATCTGGTATTAATATTATGGGTGAGTATGCAAAAGTTATTTTTTCCGATCCAACTATGTTTAAACATATAGACACATATTATAGT
Encoded here:
- a CDS encoding ATP-binding protein; translated protein: MVINMSKKKFKVGMDNLEEMIQFILLETKAIVDNGKVDYQLRLVSEEALINIINYAYTKESGELKIDCETINNDTILIEISDTGTAFDPLQKEDPDITLPVEERRVGGLGIFIIKNIMDTVDYKREGGKNILTLTKKLL